In Notamacropus eugenii isolate mMacEug1 chromosome 1, mMacEug1.pri_v2, whole genome shotgun sequence, one genomic interval encodes:
- the FAM209A gene encoding protein FAM209A: MHVLKCFLFFLLCTTLGYTFMFSSLKEKAKEPAGDVPCGGHFRIRQNLSDQAKGWLGSKWIWLLFVGLLYAIVRLRGEGDKNKDKDLSSGSCLYRPAQKKNQNAAPNKDYALNTLTQLEMDLVTFVSKVRSLKVAMATGNSLKLPDSEVPSDPHNNITIYEIWGEDDSD; encoded by the exons ATGCATGTGCTGAAATGCTTTTTGTTCTTCCTGCTGTGCACTACTTTAGGTTatacttttatgttttcttctctaaaaGAGAAAGCCAAAGAACCTGCGGGTGATGTACCTTGTGGAGGTCACTTTCGAATAAGACAGAATCTATCTGACCAGGCCAAAGGCTGGCTTGGGAGTAAATGGATCTGGCTGTTATTTGTTGGACTGCTCTATGCTATAGTAAGATTACGAGGGGAAGGTGACAAAAATAAG gataAGGACCTAAGCAGTGGAAGCTGTTTGTACCGCCCCgcacaaaagaaaaatcagaatgcTGCCCCTAACAAAGACTATGCACTAAATACCTTAACCCAACTGGAGATGGATCTGGTGACTTTTGTGTCTAAAGTGCGAAGTCTCAAAGTGGCCATGGCAACTGGTAATTCCCTCAAGCTTCCAGACTCAGAGGTCCCTTCGGATCCACATAATAATATTACGATATATGAAATATGGGGAGAAGATGACTCTGACTAG